The Gossypium hirsutum isolate 1008001.06 chromosome A03, Gossypium_hirsutum_v2.1, whole genome shotgun sequence genome contains the following window.
AACAAGCCACAATGTAGTTAAGGCACAAAGATAGTAGatttcaattttttgaggatgCTTATTAAGCATGTTGAATGCTATGCTTGCAAGAACAACAACAGTGTGCATTATAAAGATGAAAACACTTACTTGATGATAGTACGTAGGCATCCATGTTAAGAGAATAAACGTTCCCCAGTTGTGACAGAAATGAGACACTATAAGGGCCCATACAGGTGGTTTTGACAAGATTAACTTCCAAGGTATTGTTTTAACTGGCTGCTTGGAAATACAGTTGGTAACAATAAGCTTTTTCTCTTGGGGCAGAAGTTCAGGATCCTCAATAGGTGAACTGTAAGCCTTCAGAACAAAGAAGAAAATTATGGCATTGGGAagatattttcaattaaaataaaatactcccccccccccaaaaaaaatgtGTTTAAATTGTGTGCttcattttcatataatattaattaatttagaacTTGAGAAACATTAGCATCTGTAACCAACCATGTCAAAGGCAGCATTTACCTTATTTAGCCATAAAGCAAACCAGACTGTCCCCAAAGAGCCGAAGGAGTAAAACACCGACGGCCATCCAAACTGATGTATCAAGAATGGTGAAAATGCCAAACCAGTAACTGAGCCAAGATACATTCCACTATACACCAATGCCAATGATCTACTCCTTTCAGCAACAGGAACCCATTTGGATAGAATATTATTCATGGCAGGCATGGCAACACCCTGAGAACAAAACCAAACTAAATCAATACCTTGGCCATATGCAGCagcaaaaagttaaaaattcttCGTTAAAATTTCaatgagttaattaattttttctagaataCTAGTAGTAAAAGAAGCAACCTCGCCAATTCCCATGAAAGCACGAACGACAAGTAGAAATGGCAACCCCAATTTAGCTGCAACAGGAGTAAGAGCAGTAGCAATGGACCACCAAACTACACCAAAGCCTAAAACTGTCTTCCCACCTACAGTGTCTGCCCATATGCCACCAGCAATCTGTCATTAATTACAACATAATTAGCAAGAAAAACCCACAAAATTTTATACTTTAGTTTAACTGAAAACCAAGATTTCATCtcataaataaaccattaaaaagggttttaaaaaaaaaaaggttatacCTGAGTGAGGAGATAACCCCAGAAAAAGGATGACTGTATTAAACCAACAGTTGCTGGGTTCCAATTGAACTCAGCTGACATGGGAAGTATAGCAATGCTCATATTTACCTGCCAATCAAGAGCTGTTTAAGGTTGATAGTGCAAAGAATAACAAACCTTTAGCTGAATTAAATTActcctaattattattattatagtaacTATGAAACTAATGGTAATTTTTAAAGCTATTGCCTTTCCTCCAAGAatcaaagcaaagaaaaaaaaggcttACTCGATCCATATTACACAGCAAAAAGGCTGAAAAACACAAAATAACGATGACCCAACGTTTGGGGAACTGTTCCCACCAAGGAACTGCACTATCCAAATCATCCTCACTCGCAACGGCATCGTTTAATGAATCTCCGAACTTAACCAATTCTCTGAGGGAGTCGGCTATTTCTCTGACGTCCGCGTATACTTTCCCGcttcttctccttcttccttCAGTAGCTGAAAGACGGGAAAGGCGGCAGCCATGGGGAGAGTTGACGGGGGACCGGATCAGACATCGGGTCGGGCTGGGCTTGGTCCTGGTAGAGATGGTTTCGGGTGGGGATTTGGGGAAGTTAGAGGAGAAAAGAAGAGCCCTGAAGCTCATGGCAACCTTTTGAGTTTCACCACTTCACGAAGAGAGGGAAGGGACTGATTTTTTATGGTTGATTGGAGAGAGAACAGGGAGCGATATTTAAGGGGAATGGTCGGAGATTTGACACGTGTACTTTTGTTGGATTAACTGAAAACGGCTTTGggattttatttttcatcttagACTTGGATCGGGGTTCTAAAAAACTATAATGATATTCTTATGTTCAGATGAGTAAAATGATGTGGTAATAGTATAACAAAAAATACTGAAATAACTAAAGTActcttaataaatttattttaggtACATAATTATtgctattaaattttattaaaattattattaaatataattaaataaaaaaatatataatttaataacattcttaatataatttttattaaaatatgaattaataaaaattatagcaTAATCTCATGGGATCATAGTTGCCAGAATTACAAATATTGATCATTTATACACCAAACAAACCCATGTTTTAACTTCTTTATGAGACTATCCTAACCAACCAAAAATTTTTAGACCTAATCAAAAGCCATGCAAAATGGATTCCACCATAAAGTGTTGGAGACATGGGAGATATAAATTCCATTGGCAGCCAACCAAGTCATCAACAAAGTTAGATCAACCAATGTGTAAATGAACACTAACAAAGCATAATAAACGATAGTATAATTGAAGCAAGCACATTAGGAGTAGGAAGATATGGAAGAATTGCTTCTTAAAGTCTCAGCAGTGgataaatatttgaattattgaacAATAGCGATTAATTTACACAAACATCCATGGAAAGTAATGACAAACAGGGGTAAGTAGGAATTTTCCCACATGTTCCCCAATTCTGTCGTGTTCAAATTTTCCTGGAGCTAAACATCATGTACAACACAAGACAATTTTCGTAGCGAGTATGCAGGGCATAACATGTGCTTAAAGATCTATTTTTTCAGTGATTTCCTCATCATCCGAGGCAGCATATTCATCTTCACTCAGTTTTTCGTCACTTGACTTCACTTCTTCTTCTCCTACAACATCTTCAGGCTTGACATATTTCTCACAGTATTCTGGTACACGAAAAGAGTCATAACTTATAAACATTCTAGGAATAAGAAAAAAAGGCATCCTTAAAATGCCATTGCAAAAAGAAGACATGAAATGTATGCTGCAGATCAATTAGAACCAGATTTTGAAAGTGCATCAGCCATAACTTGATCTAATGTTTCCCTGGCCACAGTGTCCGTAATGTACAGAAAACTGACATCTAAAACAATGGCATGAACTAACAGTATGATGCAGATTGATTGCAAAAAGAAGACATGAAATGTATGTTGCAGATTGATTGCAAAAAGAAGACATGAAATGTATGCTGCAGATCGATTGGAACCAGATTTGGAAAGTGCATCAGCCATAACTTGATCTAATGTTTCCTGGCCACGGTATCTGTAATATACAGAAAATTGACAACAATGGCATGAACTAACAGTATGTCTATTTTAGAGccaaaaatagaagaaataaacaacaaaaactaAAAAGTTATCTCAACAAGATTAAAAAATGAGTAGCAGGAACTGCAAATGGTCGTGCGCACGAGTGGAAAGTAGCAAGCTCCCTCAAAATCTGATCCAATTAAAGCTTTTAAAAAACATCTAATCTGGTTCCAATCACTCTGCAACTTCATCGAAACATCATAAACTGGAAACTTCATCAAACAAGCACAGACAGTTCAATTCCACATCCACTTCCCATATAtagaatttaaattttctttatttttagggggaaaataaaactaattaggGTCCAAAAGTAAACCTAAAAGCTAAACCATACAAAACCATAGTTTAgttttaatccatttcataatcATAGCTTAAATCATTGTTCATATCTAATTATTAATCTAATTCGCTTTGCAGGTACCATATTTTAAGAGTTATAGTTTGATTAACTTTTATATACTGtaactttgattttccataaattatgaaattggcTTTCATGGGAGCCATTAACGTTCTTCCCCATCGCTTTCTTTCTGCCACATTCTaaccatattaaaaaataaacaacaaaaagtAGATGGTAAAGTGTTGCTTTTATCTTATCCAGCAAATGAATGATAATTCGTGTAACCACAATCAAATATCAAAATGCATTTTATACACTATCTAATCCTCTTTTTTACTAGTTCTTTAGAAGTTTCTAATGAAGAGACAACTTCAgtattttcacaaaatcatgctgCCAATAAAAGCAAAATACtacctttgttctttttttttcacaaaatgtTAATCCTCGTTGCTTTAATTATTCAAATATGAAACTATTTCTATTAAATGCATGAAAATGTTATTGTCTTTGACTTCCaactaagaaaaataaagatgagAACCCTAagcttaaaaataacaataaatagaaaaaattcaGAGAGAGGGAGTGAAATTACCGTCGACACTATTACAATTG
Protein-coding sequences here:
- the LOC107886046 gene encoding sodium-dependent phosphate transport protein 1, chloroplastic, with the protein product MSFRALLFSSNFPKSPPETISTRTKPSPTRCLIRSPVNSPHGCRLSRLSATEGRRRRSGKVYADVREIADSLRELVKFGDSLNDAVASEDDLDSAVPWWEQFPKRWVIVILCFSAFLLCNMDRVNMSIAILPMSAEFNWNPATVGLIQSSFFWGYLLTQIAGGIWADTVGGKTVLGFGVVWWSIATALTPVAAKLGLPFLLVVRAFMGIGEGVAMPAMNNILSKWVPVAERSRSLALVYSGMYLGSVTGLAFSPFLIHQFGWPSVFYSFGSLGTVWFALWLNKAYSSPIEDPELLPQEKKLIVTNCISKQPVKTIPWKLILSKPPVWALIVSHFCHNWGTFILLTWMPTYYHQVLKFNLTDSGLICVLPWLTMAFSANLGGWIADTLVSKGLSVTTVRKVMQSIGFLGPAFFLTQLSHVNSPAMAVLCMACSQGTDAFSQSGLYSNHQDIAPRYSGVLLGLSNTAGVLAGVFGTAATGYILQHGSWDNVFEVSVGLYLVGTVVWNLFSTGEKILD
- the LOC107886045 gene encoding ubiquitin-conjugating enzyme E2-23 kDa produces the protein MSILPFSNALPDPLPVLVHAIAGYSNCNSVDEYCEKYVKPEDVVGEEEVKSSDEKLSEDEYAASDDEEITEKIDL